One Aegilops tauschii subsp. strangulata cultivar AL8/78 chromosome 7, Aet v6.0, whole genome shotgun sequence genomic window carries:
- the LOC109781404 gene encoding strigolactones hydrolase CXE15 has product MACSLLLRATAPARRLFQAARPTRGEECAAARSRIVLAVPPPAASAPPSPRGSSTRRPAPDRAGQVRSSRPASFSTSTRGEAMADGMEAPHVVEDCRGVLQVLSDGTTVRSAAAPYTVEDRDDGRVEWRDAVYHPAHGLGVRMYRPARREAEGRLPVLAYFHGGGFCIGSRAWPSVHACCLRFAHELPALVLSFDYRLAPEHRLPAAHQDAADALAWLRDRLAPGPADGSGSDGDVQAWLADSGADPGRLFVSGDSAGANIAHHMAARFGAAGLDPVKTAGYVLIMPAFTSEAPTQSELGSRGSAFLSRDVAERYNRLALPAGANKDYPLMNPLGPDSPGLGLVGGRVLVVVGGDDMLKDNQVRYVERMKAAGNDVELALFAGMEHGFFSRDPWSETSGEVVRVVGRFMGRDAADSTGADGQD; this is encoded by the exons ATGGCCTGCAGCCTGCTCCTGCGAGCGACAGCGCCGGCCCGCCGCCTCTTCCAAGCCGCACGGCCGACGCGTGGAGAAGAATGTGCCGCTGCACGGAGCCGAATCGTCCTCGCCGTCCCGCCGCCCGCCGCGTCCGCGCCGCCGTCACCTCGAGGCTCTAGCACCCGCAGGCCTGCGCCAG ATCGGGCCGGACAAGTCAGATCGAGTCGGCCAGCCAGCTTCTCCACGTCCACGCGCGGGGAAGCGATGGCGGACGGCATGGAGGCGCCACACGTCGTGGAGGACTGCCGCGGCGTGCTGCAGGTGCTCAGCGACGGGACGACCGTGCGCTCCGCCGCGGCGCCGTACACGGTGGAGGACCGCGACGACGGGCGCGTCGAGTGGAGGGACGCCGTGTACCACCCGGCCCACGGCCTCGGCGTGCGCATGTACAGGCCGGCGCGACGGGAAGCGGAGGGACGGCTGCCGGTGCTGGCCTACTTCCACGGCGGCGGCTTCTGCATCGGCAGCCGCGCCTGGCCCTCCGTGCACGCCTGCTGCCTCCGCTTCGCCCACGAGCTCCCCGCCCTCGTGCTCTCCTTCGACTACCGCCTCGCGCCCGAGCACCGCCTCCCGGCCGCCCACCAGGACGCCGCCGACGCCCTCGCCTGGCTCCGCGACCGCCTCGCCCCCGGCCCTGCTGATGGATCTGGGTCAGACGGGGACGTCCAAGCCTGGCTCGCCGACTCCGGCGCCGACCCGGGCAGGCTCTTCGTGTCGGGCGACTCCGCCGGCGCCAACATCGCGCACCACATGGCCGCGCGGTTCGGCGCGGCGGGGCTCGACCCCGTGAAGACAGCCGGGTACGTCCTCATCATGCCGGCGTTCACCTCGGAGGCGCCGACGCAGTCCGAGCTGGGCTCGCGGGGCAGCGCGTTCCTGAGCCGGGACGTGGCCGAGCGGTACAACCGGCTCGCCCTGCCGGCCGGCGCCAACAAGGACTACCCGCTGATGAACCCGCTCGGGCCGGACAGCCCGGGCCTGGGACTCGTGGGCGGCCGCGTGCTCGTCGTCGTCGGCGGCGACGACATGCTCAAGGACAACCAGGTCCGGTACGTGGAGCGGATGAAGGCCGCGGGGAACGACGTCGAGCTCGCACTGTTCGCGGGCATGGAGCACGGCTTCTTTTCCAGGGACCCATGGTCGGAGACCAGCGGCGAGGTCGTGCGAGTCGTCGGCCGGTTCATGGGCAGAGACGCAGCCGATTCAACCGGCGCCGACGGTCAGGACTAA